The following proteins are encoded in a genomic region of Mycolicibacterium confluentis:
- a CDS encoding NAD-dependent succinate-semialdehyde dehydrogenase, whose product MSLYAVVDPATGETVQEYPTATDQQIEEALASASKAFKEWSKTTTVADRAALIRKVGQLHAERAEELAKIIEREMGKPFDDAKGEVEFSAAIYEYYADNAEKFLADEPIDLLDGEGSAVIKRTPVGVLLGIMPWNYPYYQVARFAGPNLTLGNTIVLKHAPQCPESAAAMQKIFDDAGYPKGAYVNVYATNEQIADAIADPRVQGVSLTGSERAGAAVAEIAGRNLKKVVLELGGSDPFIVLSTDNLDETVEAAFSGRFENTGQACNAAKRFIVAADIYDDFLAKFTERVLGAAGSLAPLSSVAAAERLEQQVQKAVDSGAKLVSAGERKGAHFPPGVLTGVTPESPSYKEELFGPVATVYKVADEDEAVELANDTPFGLGSYVFTADQEQALRVADKIEAGMVFVNVVGADGVELPFGGVKRSGFGRELGRFGIDEFVNKKLIRVG is encoded by the coding sequence ATGAGCCTGTACGCCGTAGTCGATCCCGCCACCGGGGAGACGGTTCAGGAATACCCGACCGCCACCGACCAGCAGATCGAGGAGGCCCTGGCCTCGGCCTCCAAGGCGTTCAAGGAGTGGTCGAAGACGACGACGGTCGCCGACCGCGCCGCGCTCATCCGCAAGGTCGGACAACTGCACGCCGAGCGCGCCGAGGAACTGGCCAAGATCATCGAACGCGAGATGGGCAAGCCGTTCGACGACGCCAAGGGTGAGGTCGAGTTCTCCGCCGCCATCTACGAGTACTACGCGGACAACGCAGAGAAGTTCCTGGCCGACGAGCCGATCGACCTGCTCGACGGCGAGGGCAGTGCGGTGATCAAGCGGACGCCGGTGGGCGTGCTGCTGGGCATCATGCCGTGGAACTACCCGTACTACCAGGTGGCGCGGTTCGCCGGTCCCAACCTGACGCTGGGCAACACGATCGTGCTCAAGCACGCGCCGCAGTGCCCGGAGTCGGCGGCGGCCATGCAGAAGATCTTCGACGACGCCGGCTACCCCAAGGGCGCCTACGTCAACGTCTACGCGACCAACGAGCAGATCGCCGACGCAATCGCCGATCCCCGCGTCCAGGGTGTGTCGCTGACCGGTTCGGAGCGCGCCGGTGCGGCGGTGGCCGAGATCGCTGGCCGCAACCTCAAGAAGGTCGTTCTCGAACTCGGTGGCTCGGATCCGTTCATCGTGCTGTCCACCGACAACCTCGACGAGACGGTCGAGGCCGCGTTCAGCGGTCGGTTCGAGAACACCGGCCAGGCCTGCAACGCCGCCAAGCGGTTCATCGTCGCCGCCGACATCTACGACGACTTCCTGGCGAAGTTCACCGAAAGGGTGCTCGGCGCCGCGGGCAGCCTCGCCCCGCTGTCGTCGGTCGCCGCCGCAGAACGCCTCGAGCAGCAGGTGCAGAAGGCCGTCGACAGCGGCGCCAAGCTGGTGTCGGCCGGCGAGCGCAAGGGCGCGCACTTCCCGCCCGGCGTGCTCACCGGTGTCACGCCCGAGTCACCGTCCTACAAGGAGGAGCTGTTCGGACCCGTCGCCACGGTCTACAAGGTGGCCGACGAGGACGAGGCCGTCGAACTGGCCAACGACACCCCGTTCGGGCTGGGCTCCTACGTGTTCACCGCCGACCAGGAGCAGGCGCTGCGGGTCGCCGACAAGATTGAGGCTGGCATGGTCTTCGTCAACGTCGTCGGCGCCGACGGTGTGGAACTGCCGTTCGGCGGCGTCAAGCGGTCCGGTTTCGGCCGCGAACTGGGCCGTTTCGGCATCGACGAGTTCGTCAACAAGAAGCTGATCCGCGTCGGCTGA
- a CDS encoding SDR family oxidoreductase, translated as MLDELFSIAGKTALITGGTSGIGLMIAQGYLRAGAKVYIASRKPEACAAASETLSEFGEVHAIPADVSDVAQCQALIDEVAAREDRLHILVNNAGAVWGAPFDSFPLEAFDKVLTLNVKAPFALTQAARPLLDAARTDDDPARVINVGSIDGIAVPRTPTFSYSASKAGLHQLTRHMAHVLAPDILVNAIAPGPFRSKMMAATLDAVGDRLAAATPVGRIGRDEDMIGVAIYLASRAANYVTGAVIPVDGGLSTTAGMTL; from the coding sequence GTGCTTGATGAACTGTTCTCCATCGCCGGCAAGACCGCCCTGATCACCGGCGGCACGAGCGGAATCGGGCTGATGATCGCGCAGGGTTACCTGCGCGCGGGGGCCAAGGTCTACATCGCGTCACGGAAACCAGAGGCCTGCGCCGCGGCGAGTGAGACGTTGTCCGAGTTCGGCGAGGTGCACGCGATCCCGGCCGACGTCAGCGACGTCGCGCAGTGTCAGGCGCTGATCGACGAGGTCGCCGCCCGTGAGGACCGACTGCACATCCTGGTCAACAACGCCGGCGCGGTCTGGGGTGCACCCTTCGACAGCTTCCCCCTTGAGGCGTTCGACAAAGTGCTGACGCTCAACGTCAAGGCGCCCTTCGCACTCACCCAGGCGGCCCGCCCCCTGCTGGACGCGGCCCGCACCGACGACGATCCCGCCCGCGTGATCAACGTGGGCTCGATCGACGGGATCGCGGTACCCCGCACCCCCACGTTCTCCTACTCGGCGTCCAAAGCCGGACTGCACCAGCTGACCCGGCACATGGCGCACGTGCTGGCCCCCGACATCCTGGTCAACGCGATCGCCCCCGGCCCGTTCCGGTCCAAGATGATGGCCGCGACCCTCGACGCCGTCGGCGACCGCCTGGCCGCGGCCACTCCCGTCGGGCGCATCGGCAGGGACGAGGACATGATCGGCGTGGCGATCTACCTGGCGTCGCGCGCCGCGAACTACGTGACCGGCGCGGTGATTCCCGTCGACGGCGGGTTGAGCACCACCGCGGGCATGACCCTGTGA
- a CDS encoding FAD-dependent oxidoreductase, with product MTSLWLSNRPDPLRPYDGSDCSADVVVVGAGLTGLVTAALLARAGKQVVVLEARHVGACASGNTTGKVSVLQGTTLSRIAKRHSTDVLRAYVAGNQEGREWLLRHCDQHGLSAQREDAYTYAQSPRGVDAVQSELKACRDAGLDAYWEDDADVPFPFHGGVRLPDQAQIDPVPVLQSLVVELEQHGGRVLQGVRARAVRGSHPLRVQAQVLPADDGPEFTVTATDCILATGIPILDRGAFFARLHPQRSYCLAFDVPGPLTRPMFLSADSPTRSVRYAFGETGEKLVVGGAGHTVGRGSNVRGDLEELTEWTKKHYPGAVRTHQWSAQDYTPAAGLPYAGPVLPGAENIFVATGFAKWGMTNGVASALALSSRILGGRMDWASAFGSWGPHEISGLPTAMKYNAEVGLNLARGWISTLMPHPPSSDHGVVSGPPWNPRARSSIDGVECSPSAVCPHLGGIVSWNDADRSWDCPLHGSRFAQDGTLLEGPTTSDLAT from the coding sequence GTGACGTCGTTGTGGCTTTCCAATCGACCCGATCCCTTGCGCCCGTATGACGGTTCCGACTGCTCGGCCGACGTGGTCGTCGTCGGTGCCGGTCTGACGGGCCTGGTCACCGCAGCGCTGCTGGCGCGCGCCGGCAAGCAGGTGGTGGTGCTCGAGGCCCGCCACGTGGGTGCCTGCGCCAGTGGCAACACGACGGGCAAAGTGAGTGTCCTGCAGGGCACGACACTGTCCCGGATCGCGAAGCGGCACAGCACTGATGTGCTGCGCGCCTATGTCGCCGGGAACCAGGAGGGCCGGGAGTGGCTGCTGCGCCACTGCGACCAGCACGGCCTGAGCGCACAGCGCGAGGACGCCTACACCTACGCCCAGAGCCCCAGGGGCGTCGATGCGGTCCAGTCCGAGCTCAAGGCCTGCCGCGACGCCGGGTTGGACGCGTACTGGGAGGACGACGCCGACGTTCCGTTCCCGTTCCACGGCGGTGTCCGGTTGCCGGACCAGGCGCAGATCGATCCGGTTCCGGTGCTGCAGAGCCTGGTCGTGGAACTCGAACAGCACGGCGGGCGGGTGCTGCAGGGCGTACGGGCCCGCGCGGTGCGCGGTTCGCATCCGCTGCGGGTGCAGGCCCAGGTGCTGCCCGCCGACGACGGCCCCGAATTCACGGTCACCGCGACTGACTGCATCCTGGCCACGGGTATCCCGATTCTCGATCGCGGGGCGTTCTTCGCCCGTCTTCACCCTCAGCGGTCGTACTGCCTGGCGTTCGATGTGCCCGGACCGCTGACGCGGCCGATGTTCCTGTCGGCGGACTCACCGACCCGGTCGGTCCGCTACGCGTTCGGCGAAACGGGCGAGAAACTGGTCGTCGGCGGGGCCGGACACACCGTGGGTCGCGGCTCGAATGTGCGCGGGGACCTGGAAGAACTCACCGAGTGGACCAAGAAGCACTATCCAGGCGCGGTGCGCACCCATCAGTGGTCGGCGCAGGACTACACGCCCGCCGCGGGCCTGCCGTACGCCGGACCGGTGCTCCCTGGCGCTGAGAACATCTTCGTGGCAACGGGTTTCGCCAAGTGGGGGATGACCAACGGGGTCGCATCGGCGTTGGCGCTCTCGAGCCGGATCCTTGGTGGACGGATGGACTGGGCAAGCGCATTCGGAAGCTGGGGCCCGCACGAGATCTCGGGGCTTCCGACCGCGATGAAGTACAACGCCGAAGTCGGGCTCAACCTCGCCCGAGGATGGATCAGCACCCTGATGCCTCATCCGCCGAGCTCCGATCACGGCGTGGTGTCGGGCCCGCCGTGGAATCCCCGCGCGCGCAGCAGCATCGACGGCGTCGAGTGCTCTCCGTCGGCGGTGTGCCCGCACCTTGGCGGCATCGTGTCGTGGAACGACGCCGACCGCTCGTGGGACTGCCCCCTGCACGGATCGCGGTTCGCGCAGGACGGGACTCTGCTGGAAGGGCCCACGACAAGCGATCTCGCGACGTAA
- a CDS encoding beta strand repeat-containing protein encodes MNSGDTNTGNANSGNTNTGNLNSGDTNTGYANSGNTNTGNVNSGNTNTGDANSGNTNSGDRNSGNTNTGNANSGNTNTGNANSGNTNTGNANSGDTNSGDRNSGRTNTGHANSGDTNTGHRNSGNTNTGDYNSGNTNTGNANSGNTNRFDYNSGDTNTGNGNSGDTNTGDYNSGRTNTGHQNSGDTNTGNQNSGNTNSGDNNSGSTNTGNGNSGSTNTGNYNTGDTNTGDHNSGNLNTGDWNSGDRNTGNHQAGDGPIWVVSSGENNELSAGSSGYGNVGTAGTSGYNNGGSAGNSGWNNSWGAGNSGTGNAGLGGGNSGSGHNGVGGGNSGSDNDGVGGGNSGNNNVGVGNAGSWNSGSAGSSGEQNSGSGGNSGFGNSGGFGQSGSGNSVGAGNSGSGNHGSAGSSGQGNAGSGGNSGSSNSGAAGQSGSNNSGGAGNSGSGNHGAAGSSGEANAGSGGNSGSHNNGAAGQSGSYNSGGAGSSGSGNHGAAGNSGTNNAGSAGQSGSGNNGGAGSSGTNNNAALGSSGSDNHGNGGGSGSSNSGSAGSSGSGNHGTAGNSGTNNAGSAGQSGSGNNGGAGSSGTNNNAALGSSGSGNHGNGGGSGSNNAGSFGSSGTNNSGSAGSSGSANIGGGNSGAGNIGFGSSGTTNPGAGNSGENNPGIGNAGYDNIGIGNSGGGNDGDGNIGLGTSGTNNLSLGSSGNRNPGIGSSGSFNIGAGTSGHLNPFSGNSGLLTFGVGSSGLLTPGAGNSGALNWGAGVSGLLIVGTGNSGLLIAGVGNSGKLILGAGNSGDLNIGAWLSGGLNPGVYTAGLLGIGYIPRALYLANLIFVALINP; translated from the coding sequence ATCAACTCCGGTGACACCAACACGGGCAACGCCAATTCAGGCAACACCAATACCGGCAACCTCAACTCGGGCGACACGAACACCGGTTACGCGAACTCGGGGAACACCAACACCGGAAACGTCAACTCGGGCAACACGAACACCGGCGATGCGAACTCCGGGAACACGAACAGCGGTGACCGCAACTCGGGGAACACCAATACCGGGAATGCCAACTCGGGCAACACCAACACCGGGAATGCCAACTCGGGGAACACCAACACCGGGAATGCCAACTCGGGTGACACGAACAGCGGCGACCGCAACTCGGGGAGGACCAACACCGGCCACGCCAACTCCGGCGACACCAACACGGGTCACCGGAACTCGGGCAACACCAACACCGGCGACTACAACTCGGGGAACACCAACACCGGAAATGCCAACTCGGGCAACACCAACCGGTTCGACTACAACTCGGGCGACACCAACACCGGCAACGGCAACTCCGGCGACACCAACACCGGCGACTACAACTCGGGGCGCACCAACACGGGCCATCAGAACTCTGGGGACACCAACACCGGGAACCAGAACTCCGGAAACACCAACTCCGGGGACAACAACTCGGGCAGCACCAACACCGGCAACGGCAACTCGGGCAGCACCAATACGGGCAATTACAACACCGGAGACACCAACACCGGAGACCACAACAGCGGCAACCTGAACACGGGCGATTGGAACTCCGGGGACAGGAACACCGGGAACCACCAGGCCGGCGACGGCCCGATCTGGGTGGTCAGTTCAGGTGAGAACAACGAGCTCAGTGCGGGGTCCTCCGGGTACGGCAATGTGGGAACCGCTGGAACGTCGGGGTACAACAACGGCGGCTCGGCAGGCAACTCCGGGTGGAACAACTCCTGGGGCGCCGGCAATTCCGGGACCGGCAACGCCGGTCTGGGCGGCGGGAACTCAGGGTCCGGGCACAACGGCGTCGGCGGCGGCAACTCGGGCAGCGACAACGACGGCGTTGGCGGCGGCAACTCCGGCAACAACAACGTCGGCGTCGGCAATGCGGGCAGCTGGAACTCCGGCAGCGCGGGCAGTTCCGGTGAGCAGAACTCCGGCTCCGGTGGTAACTCGGGGTTCGGCAACAGTGGCGGCTTCGGGCAGTCGGGTTCGGGCAACAGCGTTGGGGCGGGCAACTCGGGATCCGGGAACCACGGGTCGGCGGGCAGTTCGGGCCAGGGCAACGCGGGCAGCGGTGGGAACTCCGGGTCCTCCAACAGCGGTGCGGCTGGCCAGTCCGGGTCCAACAACAGTGGCGGTGCGGGCAACTCGGGTTCGGGCAACCATGGTGCCGCGGGCAGTTCGGGCGAGGCCAACGCGGGCAGTGGCGGCAACTCCGGGTCACACAACAACGGTGCGGCCGGCCAGTCCGGCTCGTACAACAGCGGCGGCGCCGGCAGCTCGGGGTCGGGCAACCATGGTGCCGCGGGCAACTCGGGGACGAACAATGCGGGCAGCGCGGGGCAGTCGGGTTCTGGGAACAACGGCGGCGCCGGTTCGTCGGGCACGAACAACAATGCCGCGCTGGGCAGTTCGGGCAGTGACAACCACGGTAACGGCGGCGGCTCGGGTTCGAGCAACTCCGGCAGTGCGGGCAGCTCGGGGTCTGGCAACCACGGCACCGCAGGCAATTCGGGGACGAACAATGCGGGCAGCGCGGGGCAGTCGGGTTCTGGGAACAACGGCGGCGCCGGTTCGTCGGGCACGAACAACAATGCCGCGCTGGGCAGTTCGGGCAGCGGCAATCACGGTAACGGCGGCGGCTCGGGATCGAACAACGCCGGAAGCTTCGGAAGTTCCGGCACGAACAACTCCGGCTCGGCAGGCAGTTCCGGCAGCGCCAACATCGGTGGCGGCAACTCCGGCGCGGGCAACATCGGGTTCGGCAGCTCAGGCACCACCAACCCCGGCGCCGGGAACTCGGGGGAGAACAACCCCGGTATCGGGAACGCGGGTTACGACAACATCGGCATCGGCAACTCAGGTGGCGGCAACGACGGCGACGGGAACATCGGCCTCGGCACCTCCGGGACCAACAATCTCAGCCTGGGCAGCTCAGGAAACCGCAACCCGGGCATCGGAAGCTCCGGCTCGTTCAACATCGGAGCGGGTACCTCAGGGCACCTCAACCCGTTCTCCGGCAACTCCGGCCTCCTGACCTTCGGGGTGGGCAGTTCGGGTCTGCTGACGCCGGGCGCGGGCAACTCCGGTGCCCTCAACTGGGGCGCGGGTGTCTCCGGCCTGCTGATCGTGGGGACCGGGAACTCCGGCCTGCTGATCGCGGGCGTCGGGAACTCCGGCAAGTTGATTCTCGGTGCCGGCAACTCCGGTGATCTCAACATCGGCGCATGGTTGTCGGGTGGGCTGAATCCCGGGGTGTACACCGCAGGGCTCCTCGGCATCGGTTACATCCCGCGCGCGCTGTACCTCGCCAACCTGATCTTCGTGGCGCTGATCAACCCCTGA
- a CDS encoding acyl-CoA synthetase, whose amino-acid sequence MPTAEFNIAQVFGAVAAAHPDRDCVVFGDGRRTFAAVDERTHRLARALHEWGLGAHTEREQLAGHQSGQSHLALYLTNCGEYLEGMLGAYRARVAPFNVNYRYVADELTYVLDNANAAAVMYHAQFAPTLAAALDRLPPVRLIHVDDGSGVAPLPGAVRYEDLLASASSEPLDLALSPDDLYVLYTGGTTGMPKGVLWRQHDIYVNAMGGRAFGTGEVMPSLDGIVARSQRPTPGSMACAPLMHGAAQWSAFSCILAGRSFVMSSTTSHFDAEEAWELAAREKVGMLLIVGDAFAKPLADALEANPGRWDLSALATIGSGGALFSGGVKRRLLAQLPHLSILDAGGSSETGSQMGQITKATEAPRAPVPATGIGRFAPNPGAVVVSEDMTRILVPGDDETGWLAQQNLVPLGYLDDAQKSARTFPLIDGIRHSVPGDRARWLADGSIELLGRDSVTINSGGEKIFAEEVEAAVGHHPAVYDVVVVGRPSERWGSEVVALVQPAEGVRADAATGSEILAEAARHIARYKLPKDILFCPKVMRSPSGKPDYRWAKSQVAEGV is encoded by the coding sequence GTGCCCACCGCAGAGTTCAACATCGCGCAGGTCTTCGGAGCTGTCGCTGCCGCCCACCCCGACCGGGACTGCGTGGTCTTCGGCGACGGGCGCCGCACGTTCGCCGCGGTCGACGAGCGCACACACCGCCTCGCCCGTGCACTGCACGAGTGGGGCCTGGGCGCGCACACCGAGCGCGAGCAGTTGGCTGGGCACCAGTCCGGGCAGAGCCACCTCGCGCTCTACCTGACCAACTGTGGCGAATACCTCGAGGGGATGCTCGGCGCCTATCGCGCCCGCGTCGCACCGTTCAACGTCAACTACCGCTATGTCGCAGACGAACTCACCTACGTGTTGGACAACGCGAACGCCGCGGCGGTGATGTATCACGCGCAGTTCGCACCGACCCTGGCCGCCGCTCTGGACCGACTGCCACCGGTGCGACTCATCCACGTCGACGACGGTTCCGGGGTGGCGCCACTGCCCGGCGCGGTCCGCTACGAGGACCTGCTGGCCTCAGCCTCCTCGGAACCGCTCGATCTCGCCCTGTCGCCGGATGACCTCTACGTCCTCTACACCGGCGGCACGACGGGCATGCCCAAGGGCGTGCTGTGGCGTCAGCACGACATCTACGTCAACGCCATGGGCGGCCGGGCCTTCGGCACGGGTGAGGTGATGCCGAGCCTCGACGGCATCGTCGCGCGTTCGCAGCGCCCGACACCGGGATCGATGGCGTGTGCGCCCCTGATGCACGGCGCGGCGCAGTGGTCGGCCTTCAGCTGCATCCTGGCCGGACGCAGCTTCGTGATGTCCTCCACAACAAGCCATTTCGATGCCGAGGAGGCCTGGGAACTGGCCGCCCGGGAGAAGGTGGGGATGCTGCTGATCGTCGGTGACGCGTTCGCCAAACCCCTGGCCGACGCACTGGAGGCCAACCCCGGTCGCTGGGACCTGTCGGCGCTGGCCACCATCGGCAGCGGCGGGGCGCTGTTCAGCGGCGGTGTCAAACGGCGTCTGCTGGCACAACTGCCGCACCTGAGCATCCTGGACGCCGGCGGTTCGTCGGAGACCGGATCGCAGATGGGCCAGATCACCAAGGCCACGGAAGCCCCCAGAGCGCCTGTGCCGGCCACGGGCATTGGGAGATTCGCGCCCAATCCCGGCGCGGTCGTGGTCAGCGAGGACATGACCCGCATCCTGGTGCCGGGAGACGACGAAACCGGTTGGCTGGCCCAGCAGAACCTGGTCCCGTTGGGTTACCTCGACGACGCGCAGAAGTCGGCACGGACCTTCCCGCTCATCGACGGCATCCGGCATTCGGTGCCCGGTGACCGTGCGCGCTGGCTCGCCGACGGGTCGATCGAACTGCTCGGCCGGGATTCGGTGACCATCAACTCCGGCGGCGAGAAGATCTTCGCCGAAGAGGTCGAGGCCGCCGTCGGGCATCATCCCGCGGTGTACGACGTCGTGGTCGTCGGCAGGCCGAGTGAGCGCTGGGGGAGTGAGGTTGTCGCTCTGGTCCAACCTGCCGAGGGGGTGCGCGCCGACGCCGCGACCGGGAGTGAGATCCTCGCCGAGGCCGCGCGCCACATCGCGCGCTACAAGCTGCCCAAGGACATCCTGTTCTGTCCGAAGGTGATGCGCTCGCCCTCCGGCAAGCCGGACTACCGCTGGGCCAAGAGTCAGGTGGCTGAAGGGGTCTGA
- a CDS encoding molybdopterin-dependent oxidoreductase, producing the protein MSDQTSDWQPTACILCECNCGIIVQTEGRTLAKIRGDKDHPGTQGYTCNKALRLDHYQNNRARLTSPLRRRADGSYEEIDWDTAISEIAEKFSQIRDTYGGDKVFYYGGGGQGNHLGGAYSGAFLKAIGARYRSNALAQEKTGEGWVDSLLYGGHTRGEFEHAEVSVFVGKNPWMSQSFPRARVVLNEIAKDPARSMIVLDPVLTDTAKMADFHLRVTPGTDAWCLAAMAAVLVQENLCDEAFLAEHVTGVDAVKAVLRDVDITVYAAHCGVDEELLRAAARRMASADSVAVFEDLGVQQAPNSTLCSYLDKMLWILTGSFAKRGGQHLHSWMAPLFAPGGVGRTPVTGAPVIGGLTPSNVVPQEILTDHPDRFRAMIVESSNPAHSIADSGQVAAALRALELVVVIDVAMTETARLAHYVLPAASQFEKAEATFFNLEFPHNTFQLRHPILEPAEGTLPEPEIWARLMRALGYVDDADLEPLRRAAREGLDAYAVAFLTAVSTVPTLAKALPYVLYETLGPTLPDGLRGAAALWGLAQKVAMTYPEAMRRAGHADGNALFEAILTKRSGVTFTVHDYADDFALITHADHRIAFEIPELLDELRRLPSAPPKLTTDEFPIVLAAGERRAYTANDILRDPSWRKRDGDGALRISVEDAAALGLADGARARVTTAAGSAEATVEVSEAMLPGHAALPNGFGLDYTGEDGTVTVPGVAPNALTSSDWRDAFAGTPWHKHVPARIEALDPVGALS; encoded by the coding sequence GTGAGTGATCAGACGTCCGACTGGCAGCCCACCGCGTGCATTCTGTGCGAATGCAACTGCGGCATCATCGTGCAGACGGAAGGGCGCACTCTGGCCAAGATCCGCGGAGACAAGGACCATCCCGGGACGCAGGGTTACACCTGCAACAAAGCCTTGAGGCTGGACCACTATCAGAACAACCGGGCCCGTCTGACGTCCCCGCTGCGCCGTCGCGCCGACGGCAGCTATGAGGAGATCGACTGGGACACCGCGATTTCCGAGATCGCCGAGAAGTTCTCCCAGATCCGCGACACCTACGGCGGCGACAAGGTCTTCTACTACGGCGGTGGTGGTCAGGGCAACCACCTCGGCGGCGCCTACAGTGGCGCGTTCCTCAAGGCGATCGGCGCGCGGTACAGGTCCAACGCCCTGGCGCAGGAGAAGACCGGCGAGGGGTGGGTGGACAGCCTTCTCTACGGCGGGCACACGCGCGGCGAGTTCGAGCACGCCGAGGTCTCGGTGTTCGTCGGCAAGAACCCGTGGATGTCACAGAGCTTTCCCCGCGCGAGGGTCGTCCTCAATGAGATCGCCAAGGATCCCGCGCGGTCGATGATCGTGCTGGATCCGGTGCTGACCGACACCGCGAAGATGGCCGACTTCCACCTGCGGGTCACACCCGGCACCGACGCCTGGTGCCTCGCCGCGATGGCGGCCGTCCTGGTGCAGGAGAACTTGTGCGACGAGGCGTTTCTGGCCGAGCACGTCACCGGTGTCGACGCCGTCAAGGCCGTGCTGCGCGACGTGGACATCACCGTGTACGCCGCACACTGCGGCGTCGACGAGGAACTGCTGCGGGCCGCCGCGCGGCGGATGGCCTCCGCCGACAGCGTCGCGGTGTTCGAAGACCTCGGCGTCCAACAGGCCCCGAACAGCACGCTGTGCTCCTACCTGGACAAGATGCTGTGGATCCTCACCGGCAGTTTCGCCAAACGTGGTGGCCAGCACCTGCATTCATGGATGGCCCCGCTGTTCGCGCCGGGTGGGGTGGGCCGGACACCGGTCACCGGAGCGCCGGTGATCGGCGGTCTGACGCCGAGCAACGTTGTGCCGCAGGAGATTCTGACCGATCACCCGGACCGGTTCCGGGCCATGATCGTCGAGAGCAGCAACCCAGCCCATTCCATCGCCGACTCGGGGCAGGTTGCCGCCGCGCTGCGGGCCCTCGAACTCGTCGTCGTCATCGACGTCGCGATGACCGAGACCGCCCGGCTGGCCCACTATGTGCTTCCGGCCGCGTCCCAGTTCGAGAAGGCCGAGGCGACTTTCTTCAACCTCGAGTTCCCGCACAACACCTTTCAACTGAGGCACCCGATCCTCGAACCCGCCGAGGGCACTCTGCCCGAACCGGAGATCTGGGCGCGCCTGATGCGCGCCCTGGGATACGTCGACGACGCGGACCTCGAACCGCTGCGCCGCGCGGCCCGTGAGGGACTCGACGCCTATGCGGTGGCCTTCCTGACCGCGGTGTCGACCGTGCCCACCCTGGCCAAGGCGTTGCCGTACGTTCTCTACGAGACGCTCGGGCCGACGCTTCCCGACGGCCTGCGGGGCGCCGCGGCGTTGTGGGGACTGGCGCAGAAGGTCGCGATGACCTACCCGGAGGCCATGCGGCGGGCCGGGCACGCCGACGGCAATGCACTCTTCGAGGCGATCCTCACAAAACGGTCCGGCGTGACGTTCACCGTGCACGACTACGCCGACGACTTCGCGCTCATCACGCACGCCGACCACCGGATCGCCTTCGAGATCCCCGAACTGCTCGACGAACTGCGCCGACTGCCGTCCGCGCCGCCGAAGTTGACCACCGACGAATTCCCGATCGTGCTGGCCGCCGGGGAACGACGGGCCTACACCGCCAACGACATCCTGCGGGACCCGAGTTGGCGTAAACGCGACGGGGACGGCGCTCTGCGGATCAGCGTCGAGGACGCCGCGGCGCTGGGCCTGGCCGACGGGGCGCGCGCCCGGGTCACGACGGCAGCGGGCAGCGCCGAGGCCACCGTCGAGGTCAGTGAGGCGATGCTGCCGGGGCACGCCGCGCTGCCCAACGGCTTCGGCCTGGACTACACCGGCGAGGACGGCACCGTCACCGTGCCCGGTGTGGCGCCCAACGCGCTGACGTCGTCCGACTGGCGCGACGCGTTCGCCGGAACGCCGTGGCACAAGCATGTGCCCGCGCGGATTGAAGCGCTCGACCCGGTCGGCGCGCTCAGCTGA
- a CDS encoding DUF4383 domain-containing protein has product MTTGQPKRSALSERTRTPIQVAALAVGAVFLLVGILGFIPGITTNYDQLSFAGHHSGALLLGVFNVSVLHNLVHLAFGVAGLVLSRTFSGARGFLIGSGIIYAVLWIYGLVIDQQSSANFVPVNTADNWLHILLAVLMLLLGATLGRSEARGTAIR; this is encoded by the coding sequence ATGACGACAGGACAACCGAAGCGCAGCGCACTCTCCGAGCGCACCCGAACACCGATTCAAGTCGCGGCGCTCGCGGTGGGCGCGGTGTTCCTCCTGGTGGGAATTCTGGGCTTCATTCCGGGTATCACGACAAACTACGATCAGCTGTCCTTCGCCGGGCACCACTCGGGCGCTCTGCTTCTGGGGGTGTTCAACGTGTCAGTGCTGCACAACCTGGTGCACCTGGCGTTCGGCGTGGCCGGACTCGTGCTGTCACGCACGTTTTCGGGCGCCCGCGGGTTCCTGATCGGCAGCGGCATCATCTACGCCGTGCTGTGGATCTACGGTCTGGTGATCGACCAACAGTCCAGCGCAAACTTCGTGCCGGTGAACACGGCCGACAACTGGCTGCACATCCTCCTGGCGGTGCTCATGCTCCTGCTGGGCGCGACGCTGGGCCGAAGTGAGGCGCGCGGGACCGCGATCCGCTGA